In one Methanobrevibacter arboriphilus genomic region, the following are encoded:
- a CDS encoding protein translocase SEC61 complex subunit gamma, which yields MSFQGSVNRFFKECKRVLKVSKKPTKEEYINFSKVTAIGILIIGVIGFIIVLIFQLIGI from the coding sequence ATGAGTTTTCAAGGATCAGTGAATCGTTTTTTCAAAGAATGTAAAAGAGTATTGAAGGTATCTAAAAAACCAACTAAAGAGGAATATATCAATTTCTCAAAAGTAACAGCTATAGGTATACTTATTATTGGAGTTATTGGTTTTATAATAGTCTTAATTTTCCAATTAATAGGAATATAA
- a CDS encoding pyruvate kinase alpha/beta domain-containing protein gives MDKLIRYFEKPGNENTDDLIQLVKERLLDSDIKYVAIASVSGETALKLFKALEDAGINDKITIVNVTHHAGFKEKNKLEISFKTRKKLEEKGIITFAGSHAFSGVGRGISNKFGGVTPVEIIAETFRMFSQGIKVCGEISIMLADAGLIPVEEKILAIGGRAIGADSAAIITPANMTNVFDMRIHEIIAMPID, from the coding sequence ATGGATAAATTAATAAGATATTTTGAAAAACCAGGTAATGAGAATACAGATGATTTAATTCAGCTTGTTAAAGAAAGGTTGCTAGATTCAGATATTAAATATGTTGCTATAGCTTCTGTTTCTGGTGAAACTGCACTTAAACTTTTTAAAGCTCTTGAAGATGCAGGAATCAATGATAAAATTACTATTGTTAATGTAACTCATCATGCAGGTTTTAAAGAGAAGAATAAATTAGAAATAAGTTTTAAAACTAGGAAAAAATTGGAAGAAAAAGGAATAATTACATTTGCAGGGTCTCATGCTTTTAGTGGTGTTGGAAGAGGAATTTCAAATAAATTTGGCGGAGTAACTCCTGTTGAAATCATAGCTGAAACATTTAGAATGTTTTCACAAGGAATAAAAGTTTGTGGAGAGATAAGTATCATGTTAGCTGATGCTGGTCTTATCCCAGTTGAAGAAAAAATATTAGCTATTGGTGGAAGAGCTATTGGCGCAGATTCTGCTGCTATTATTACTCCTGCTAATATGACCAATGTTTTTGATATGAGAATCCATGAAATAATAGCTATGCCAATAGATTAA
- the comA gene encoding phosphosulfolactate synthase, translating into MKCFEFLLPSREKKPRKKGFTMVLDKGLGLKTAKSLMEISGEYIDFLKFGWGTIIVHDKEIIKRKIEMYKSFEITPYTGGTLFEIAYINNKVPEFFKEARKLGFEAIEISDGSTDMTESEKLNFISEAKEKGFYVLSEVGKKDPEADASITMEKRIELVNAELKAGSDMVIIEAREGGKNIGIYDEKGNAKEEEVDYLLKHIPGEKIIWEAPNKDQQVYFILKLGKETNLGNISTDDITSLETIRRGLRGDTINKIK; encoded by the coding sequence ATGAAATGTTTTGAATTTTTACTTCCATCAAGAGAAAAAAAACCTAGAAAAAAAGGATTTACAATGGTCTTAGATAAAGGACTTGGTTTAAAAACTGCAAAAAGTTTAATGGAGATATCCGGAGAATACATTGATTTTTTAAAATTTGGATGGGGAACAATAATTGTTCATGATAAGGAAATAATTAAAAGAAAAATAGAAATGTATAAATCATTTGAAATAACTCCTTACACTGGAGGAACACTTTTTGAAATAGCTTATATAAACAATAAAGTTCCTGAATTTTTTAAAGAAGCGAGAAAATTAGGTTTTGAAGCTATCGAAATATCTGATGGATCAACTGATATGACAGAAAGTGAAAAGCTTAATTTCATATCAGAAGCCAAAGAAAAAGGTTTTTATGTTTTATCTGAAGTAGGTAAAAAAGATCCTGAAGCAGATGCATCCATTACTATGGAAAAAAGAATAGAATTAGTAAATGCAGAATTGAAAGCAGGATCAGATATGGTAATCATAGAAGCACGAGAAGGTGGAAAAAACATTGGAATATATGATGAAAAAGGAAACGCGAAAGAAGAAGAAGTTGACTATCTTCTAAAACATATTCCTGGAGAAAAAATTATATGGGAAGCTCCAAATAAAGATCAACAAGTTTACTTCATACTTAAGCTTGGCAAAGAAACAAATCTTGGAAATATCTCAACAGATGATATAACTTCTCTTGAAACTATTAGAAGAGGGCTTAGAGGAGATACAATAAATAAAATAAAATAA
- a CDS encoding coenzyme F420-0:L-glutamate ligase gives MKKKTIKPNYIQGKTKKGINYKYVEDDDFIIIPIETSYINANENLNKIIDPVIKLIENDDYLIIAETPVAISQGRLVDEMKYEPGISAKFLAIIWSKYIWGYLLGPIFGIKDRTIKNLRRLPPESKRHKEVVLQLYGWKHALKPASEAGIDLSNAPGTFVSLLPENPEKVAKDIAKKIEEKTTKTAHVLIIDTDATYKRGKKYFTGLPIAINGINSNKGVFGYVLGQLSENVGSTPLGSSKNITVKEGIKMANIAENYQKTLSTNMETIHSVKNILGSNIDGTTVESLDSIVHTPAVIVREKNKYNL, from the coding sequence ATGAAAAAAAAGACTATAAAACCAAATTACATACAAGGAAAAACAAAAAAAGGAATAAACTATAAATATGTCGAAGATGATGACTTTATCATTATCCCCATTGAAACAAGTTATATAAATGCAAATGAAAACTTAAATAAGATCATTGATCCTGTAATTAAACTAATAGAGAATGATGATTATTTAATAATAGCTGAAACTCCTGTTGCTATATCACAAGGAAGATTAGTTGATGAAATGAAATATGAACCAGGAATATCAGCTAAATTCTTAGCTATCATTTGGAGCAAATATATTTGGGGATATTTACTTGGACCAATTTTTGGAATAAAAGATAGAACGATTAAAAACTTGAGAAGATTACCTCCAGAATCAAAAAGGCATAAAGAAGTGGTTTTACAGTTATATGGATGGAAACACGCTTTAAAACCTGCATCAGAAGCAGGAATAGATTTAAGTAATGCTCCTGGAACTTTTGTATCATTACTGCCGGAAAATCCTGAAAAGGTAGCTAAAGACATAGCAAAAAAAATAGAAGAAAAAACAACTAAAACAGCACATGTCTTAATAATAGATACTGATGCTACCTATAAAAGAGGTAAAAAATATTTTACAGGGCTTCCAATAGCTATAAATGGAATTAATTCCAATAAAGGTGTTTTTGGATATGTTTTAGGACAATTATCTGAAAATGTTGGCTCTACCCCTCTTGGAAGTTCAAAAAATATCACTGTCAAAGAAGGAATAAAAATGGCCAATATAGCTGAAAACTATCAAAAAACTCTTTCAACAAATATGGAAACTATACATAGTGTTAAAAATATTTTAGGCAGCAATATAGATGGTACTACTGTTGAATCCCTTGATTCTATTGTTCATACCCCAGCAGTTATAGTAAGAGAAAAGAATAAATATAACTTATAA
- the tfe gene encoding transcription factor E: MLNDPLVQELLNEVVQDEENISIVECLIDGTNTDEEIAEKTEIKLNIVRKVLYKLYDSGLASYKRSKDPETQWYTYSWKFDSNGVNTQIQEKSADEINNLREILEIEENNMFFVCPEGHSRFAFDQASEMGFICPECGNDISFQENDGIISRIKEEIANYEKAYSIGITENAK; this comes from the coding sequence ATGTTAAATGATCCATTGGTCCAAGAATTATTAAATGAAGTTGTACAGGATGAAGAAAATATATCCATTGTTGAATGTTTAATAGATGGAACTAATACTGATGAAGAAATAGCTGAAAAAACTGAAATTAAATTAAATATCGTGCGAAAAGTTCTATATAAGTTATATGATTCAGGATTAGCTAGTTACAAAAGAAGTAAAGATCCTGAAACACAATGGTATACATATTCATGGAAATTTGATTCCAATGGAGTAAATACGCAAATTCAAGAAAAATCAGCTGATGAAATAAATAATTTAAGAGAAATCCTAGAGATTGAAGAGAACAATATGTTTTTTGTCTGTCCAGAAGGACATTCAAGATTTGCATTTGATCAAGCTTCAGAAATGGGATTCATATGCCCAGAATGTGGAAATGATATCAGTTTCCAAGAAAATGATGGGATAATTAGTAGAATAAAAGAAGAAATTGCAAATTATGAAAAAGCATACTCCATTGGTATAACAGAAAATGCAAAATAA
- a CDS encoding TIGR00295 family protein, translating into MVIKLLKEEGCPDWVIEHSLAVCNKAKEISKNFDVSQELIEEAALLHDIGRSKTNDIDHAIIGANLAIEKGFSNEVASIIEKHVGSGISKKEAIELGLPEKDYIPSTVEEKIISHADNLIHGIEEVDIEFIVNKWKNYQINNLEESIDRLKKVHEELITRFEK; encoded by the coding sequence ATGGTAATAAAACTTTTAAAAGAGGAAGGATGTCCAGATTGGGTTATTGAACATTCTTTAGCAGTCTGTAATAAAGCTAAAGAGATATCCAAAAATTTTGACGTTAGCCAAGAGTTAATAGAAGAAGCAGCTTTACTTCATGATATTGGTAGATCCAAAACAAATGATATTGATCATGCAATCATTGGGGCCAACTTAGCTATTGAAAAAGGATTTTCTAATGAAGTAGCTTCTATAATTGAAAAACATGTTGGTTCAGGAATATCAAAAAAAGAAGCTATTGAATTGGGTCTTCCAGAAAAAGATTATATTCCTAGTACTGTTGAAGAAAAGATAATTTCACATGCAGATAATCTTATCCATGGTATTGAAGAAGTAGATATTGAGTTTATAGTTAATAAATGGAAAAATTATCAAATAAATAATTTAGAAGAATCAATCGATAGATTAAAAAAAGTTCATGAAGAACTAATAACTCGTTTTGAAAAATAA
- a CDS encoding amino acid-binding protein: MVYKMWESLKYKFEKYPARMNVASKMIELGLRVGKDHKIYCGDLKISDVALAKVANVDRKAIKLTVDFILNDEKLSNIFENILPAGTLLKNIAKNLGLGVIEIEVGEENIGILANASKIISEEGISIRQAYASDTQLEEIPRLTIITEENVSGEIIKKFLKINGVIRVSIY; the protein is encoded by the coding sequence GTGGTTTATAAAATGTGGGAATCATTGAAGTATAAATTTGAGAAGTATCCTGCACGTATGAATGTTGCAAGTAAGATGATAGAATTAGGTCTTAGAGTAGGTAAAGATCATAAGATCTATTGTGGAGATCTTAAGATAAGCGACGTAGCTTTAGCTAAAGTGGCAAATGTAGATAGAAAAGCTATAAAATTAACTGTCGATTTTATTTTAAATGATGAAAAACTTTCAAATATTTTTGAAAATATTCTTCCTGCTGGAACACTACTTAAGAACATAGCTAAAAATCTTGGACTAGGGGTCATAGAAATAGAAGTTGGTGAGGAAAATATAGGAATACTTGCTAATGCTAGCAAGATAATATCAGAAGAAGGTATAAGTATAAGACAAGCTTATGCTTCGGATACCCAACTAGAAGAAATTCCAAGATTAACAATCATTACTGAAGAAAATGTATCTGGAGAAATTATAAAAAAATTTTTAAAAATTAATGGTGTAATAAGGGTTTCAATTTATTAA
- a CDS encoding iron-sulfur cluster assembly protein: protein MSEDLTNKVREAVSKVNDPHMGVSIVEMGIVQNIDIDGSTAKITIKPTNPGCMSVARMAADAKAQALSVDGIDDTEIIVEGHAMADSINEMINKKKDS, encoded by the coding sequence ATGTCAGAAGATTTAACAAATAAAGTAAGAGAGGCTGTTTCTAAAGTAAATGATCCACATATGGGAGTAAGTATTGTAGAAATGGGCATTGTACAAAACATTGATATTGATGGTTCAACTGCTAAAATTACAATAAAACCTACTAATCCTGGATGCATGAGTGTAGCTCGTATGGCTGCAGATGCAAAAGCTCAAGCTTTATCTGTTGATGGAATTGATGATACTGAAATTATTGTCGAAGGCCATGCTATGGCTGATTCCATTAATGAAATGATAAATAAGAAAAAAGATAGCTAA
- a CDS encoding DUF5591 domain-containing protein encodes MKVICSSEESLYRPEVYRWRERMELMNPIGEVVVILPCSMKKPYSNSKSHQKFRRATKGYQEVILTSPFGICPREMENTFPINSYDVTVSGDWSFEEKKLAGELLKDYVKDKNVIANVSGGYEEVCIEYLDDVIYTAKEGRPTSNDSIYNLRTELKNYKKVKGRDRLINELRSIAIYQFGVDGKNFISDNTIAKGMYHRRIFTESKQIALLNKDTGFYSLRLPGGELLYDLGINIIEIDFELKTNTLFSPGIEKADNNIIPNDEVVIVRDDEVVGVGKAVLTGKEMEKSGNGVAVKVKDRKK; translated from the coding sequence ATGAAAGTGATATGTTCTAGTGAAGAATCTTTATATCGCCCAGAAGTTTATAGATGGCGAGAAAGAATGGAATTAATGAATCCTATTGGTGAGGTAGTTGTCATTCTTCCTTGTAGTATGAAAAAACCTTATTCAAACTCTAAATCTCATCAAAAATTTAGAAGAGCTACAAAAGGATATCAGGAAGTTATTTTAACATCTCCATTCGGTATTTGTCCTCGTGAGATGGAAAATACATTCCCTATAAATTCTTATGATGTTACAGTTTCTGGAGATTGGAGTTTTGAAGAGAAAAAATTAGCTGGTGAGCTTCTTAAAGATTATGTTAAGGATAAAAATGTAATTGCTAATGTTTCTGGAGGTTATGAAGAAGTATGTATTGAATATTTAGATGATGTTATTTATACTGCAAAAGAAGGTAGACCAACTTCCAATGATTCGATTTACAATTTAAGAACTGAATTAAAAAATTATAAAAAAGTTAAAGGTCGTGATAGGCTTATTAATGAGCTTCGTTCAATAGCTATTTATCAATTTGGAGTTGATGGGAAAAATTTTATTTCTGATAATACTATAGCTAAGGGGATGTACCATAGGAGAATTTTCACTGAAAGTAAACAAATAGCTCTTCTAAATAAGGACACTGGATTTTATTCTTTAAGACTTCCTGGAGGAGAACTATTGTATGATTTAGGTATTAATATTATAGAAATCGACTTTGAATTAAAAACAAACACTTTATTTTCTCCAGGCATTGAAAAAGCAGATAATAATATTATTCCTAATGATGAAGTTGTAATTGTTAGGGATGATGAAGTTGTTGGTGTTGGAAAGGCTGTTTTAACTGGTAAAGAAATGGAAAAATCTGGTAATGGTGTTGCTGTTAAAGTTAAAGATAGAAAAAAATAA
- a CDS encoding thiamine pyrophosphate-dependent enzyme: MFKYRCKVCNYFFDELKENIAFEKLPQSWKCPVCNASKDMFIEIKEKDIKNKNVDFDKNNKIVENDMTDEDSFKTAPDLMIEQMAAWGIKYVFGIPGTSSLGVVESVRKNKDIEYFQVRHEQTAAMMASAYGKLTGNIAACLTIAGPGATNLATGLYDATLDKSPVLVITGHVQRKLIGTKAFQEINQHEFFETFAVFNKTINHSDEVTRLTTLAIRHALIEKGVSHLSISVDIQKEKCDDDIIPIEGKIATISATATENIIDQAVSMINNSKRPVIVAGAGALENKEDIKELSQKISAPIVTSFRGKGIVDDDYFLHVGGHGGIGSLTAGKLTDSSDLLIIIGCSCSNNTNLPNRPAIQIDIDPLVIGKKHPIDLNIMGNSGEVVPKILKKVKKSNKEEYLDEIAKLKKQWNEILENEEDPTKVPLKFPFILKELSNYVADDAIIAIDVGENGWRVGRNFPMKNTQKIVMSGYLATMGFGLPAALVSQIINPGKEVICISGDGGFAMVMGDFLTAVKYKLPIKVFIFNNHELGMIMAEQENEDYPNWNTNLHNCDFAEFAESCGGIGLKANTSQELKMAIETAFAVDEPVIVDIETDPNTYD; encoded by the coding sequence ATGTTTAAGTATCGATGTAAAGTATGTAACTATTTTTTCGATGAATTAAAAGAAAATATAGCATTTGAAAAACTTCCTCAATCTTGGAAATGTCCTGTTTGCAATGCTAGTAAAGATATGTTTATTGAAATAAAAGAAAAGGATATTAAAAACAAGAACGTGGATTTTGATAAAAATAATAAAATTGTTGAAAATGATATGACTGATGAAGATTCATTTAAAACGGCTCCAGATTTGATGATTGAACAGATGGCAGCATGGGGAATTAAATACGTTTTTGGAATTCCTGGAACTTCTTCTCTTGGTGTTGTTGAGTCAGTTCGTAAAAATAAAGATATTGAATATTTTCAAGTTCGTCATGAACAGACTGCTGCTATGATGGCTTCAGCTTATGGAAAATTAACTGGTAACATTGCAGCTTGTCTTACAATCGCTGGCCCTGGTGCAACTAACTTAGCTACTGGACTTTATGATGCAACTCTTGATAAGTCTCCTGTACTTGTAATTACTGGGCATGTTCAAAGAAAACTTATTGGTACAAAGGCATTTCAGGAAATCAATCAGCATGAATTTTTTGAAACCTTTGCTGTTTTTAATAAGACTATAAATCATTCTGATGAGGTCACTCGTTTAACTACTCTAGCTATTCGTCATGCATTAATAGAAAAAGGAGTTTCTCATCTTTCAATTTCTGTTGATATTCAAAAAGAAAAGTGTGATGATGATATTATTCCTATTGAAGGTAAAATAGCTACTATATCAGCCACTGCCACCGAAAATATAATTGATCAGGCAGTTAGTATGATAAATAATTCAAAACGTCCAGTTATTGTTGCAGGTGCTGGTGCTCTTGAAAATAAGGAAGACATTAAAGAACTTTCTCAAAAGATATCTGCACCAATTGTAACTTCATTTAGAGGTAAAGGAATTGTTGATGATGATTATTTTCTTCATGTTGGAGGCCATGGGGGAATTGGATCTTTAACAGCTGGAAAACTTACTGATAGCTCTGATTTACTTATAATAATTGGCTGTTCATGTTCAAATAATACAAATCTTCCAAATAGACCAGCCATACAAATTGATATTGATCCTCTTGTAATTGGTAAAAAACATCCTATTGATTTAAATATTATGGGTAATAGTGGGGAAGTTGTCCCAAAAATATTAAAAAAAGTTAAAAAATCAAATAAAGAAGAATATTTAGATGAAATTGCTAAATTAAAGAAACAATGGAATGAAATATTGGAAAATGAAGAAGATCCTACTAAAGTTCCTCTTAAATTCCCATTTATATTGAAAGAGTTGTCTAATTATGTTGCTGATGATGCTATAATAGCTATTGATGTTGGAGAGAATGGTTGGAGAGTTGGAAGAAACTTTCCAATGAAAAATACTCAAAAAATTGTCATGTCTGGGTATTTAGCTACCATGGGATTCGGACTCCCTGCAGCCCTTGTTAGTCAGATAATTAACCCTGGAAAAGAGGTTATATGTATATCTGGAGATGGTGGTTTTGCAATGGTTATGGGTGATTTTTTAACAGCTGTTAAATATAAATTACCTATAAAAGTATTTATTTTTAATAATCATGAGCTTGGAATGATAATGGCTGAGCAAGAAAATGAAGATTATCCTAATTGGAATACTAATTTACATAATTGTGATTTTGCAGAATTTGCAGAGAGCTGTGGAGGTATTGGTCTTAAAGCAAACACTTCTCAAGAACTTAAAATGGCTATAGAAACTGCATTTGCTGTTGATGAACCGGTCATTGTTGATATTGAAACAGATCCTAATACTTATGATTGA
- a CDS encoding HypC/HybG/HupF family hydrogenase formation chaperone — protein MCIAAPAQIVEINQEEKIGFVDFGGVKQQVKLDLVDEIEEGKYVLVHAGYAIEVLDDQAAKESLEAWDELLEILDEEDKELQALTDK, from the coding sequence ATGTGTATTGCAGCACCAGCACAAATTGTTGAGATTAATCAAGAAGAAAAAATAGGATTTGTTGATTTTGGTGGAGTTAAACAACAAGTAAAGTTGGATCTTGTTGATGAAATTGAAGAAGGAAAATATGTTCTTGTTCATGCAGGTTATGCTATTGAAGTTTTGGATGATCAAGCAGCTAAAGAATCTTTAGAAGCGTGGGATGAACTTTTAGAAATTCTTGATGAAGAAGATAAGGAACTTCAAGCCTTAACAGATAAATAG
- a CDS encoding FAD-dependent oxidoreductase, translated as MKNIIIGAGPAGRLAGLELGRLGEEVILIEKEKLGGTCLNEGCMVVCALTDIARFLNDASHYKSLNLMKGDIEFSYEEIVKKIKKTQEIIHKIDHAENTSNNNKIIYGEAKINDNEVKVNGESFNYKNLLIATGANPHTPNIKGVEYSINNKDILKLKKVPEKLNIIGGSIIAAEISNIYSSLGSEVNVIARSEFLKELDPEIKEYIVKKLLKNVKIHEKTEPLEIQKNKTIVKNKDEKVIEMEGLTFSATGRSPNSKILENILEPNQFDKKGAIKVNEMMQTNVKNIYAAGDVIGGLNLTPVARMQGILAARNMAGYFNKIEYKCIPQSIRLEMDVSFVKNIEHKNSAINTKNNTDNIDNINYNNTNNINNDKNDINNSTDNVNVNNNEKLNEVSVPGSAGPRAFWKVLTNETGMTKASFNSKELLESITAISPSSVNDIAYLSYLMRINENIENFDEFIEIHPSTDVFFQIMKYM; from the coding sequence ATGAAAAATATTATAATCGGAGCGGGACCTGCAGGAAGACTAGCAGGATTAGAATTAGGAAGATTAGGTGAAGAAGTTATTCTTATTGAAAAGGAAAAATTAGGAGGAACATGTTTAAATGAAGGATGCATGGTTGTTTGTGCATTAACAGATATAGCTAGATTTTTAAACGATGCATCCCATTATAAAAGTTTAAATTTAATGAAAGGAGATATTGAGTTCTCATATGAAGAAATTGTAAAAAAAATTAAGAAAACTCAAGAGATAATCCATAAAATTGATCATGCTGAAAACACTTCAAACAATAACAAAATCATATATGGAGAAGCTAAAATTAATGATAATGAAGTTAAAGTAAATGGAGAGAGTTTTAATTATAAAAATTTACTAATTGCAACTGGTGCAAATCCTCATACTCCTAATATTAAAGGGGTTGAATATAGTATTAATAATAAGGATATACTTAAACTCAAAAAAGTTCCTGAAAAATTAAATATTATAGGTGGAAGCATAATAGCTGCTGAAATTTCAAATATTTATTCTTCATTGGGAAGTGAAGTTAATGTAATAGCTCGATCTGAATTTTTAAAAGAATTAGATCCAGAAATAAAAGAATATATAGTTAAAAAATTACTTAAAAATGTTAAAATTCATGAAAAAACAGAACCTCTAGAAATTCAAAAAAATAAAACTATTGTAAAAAATAAAGATGAAAAAGTAATAGAAATGGAAGGTTTGACATTTTCAGCTACTGGAAGATCCCCAAATTCAAAAATATTGGAAAATATTCTAGAACCAAATCAATTTGACAAAAAAGGAGCGATAAAAGTTAATGAAATGATGCAAACCAATGTAAAAAATATTTATGCAGCAGGGGATGTTATCGGAGGACTTAATTTAACACCAGTAGCTAGAATGCAGGGAATTTTAGCAGCCAGAAATATGGCTGGTTATTTTAACAAAATAGAATATAAATGTATTCCCCAATCTATACGTTTAGAAATGGATGTTAGTTTTGTAAAAAACATAGAACATAAAAACAGTGCAATCAACACAAAAAATAATACTGATAATATTGATAATATTAATTATAATAATACTAACAATATTAATAACGATAAAAATGATATTAATAATAGTACGGATAATGTTAATGTTAATAACAATGAAAAACTCAATGAGGTTTCAGTTCCAGGTTCAGCGGGCCCTAGAGCATTTTGGAAAGTTTTAACAAACGAAACTGGAATGACAAAAGCTTCTTTTAATTCAAAAGAATTATTAGAATCAATTACTGCAATTTCTCCCTCATCTGTAAATGATATAGCATATTTATCCTATTTAATGAGAATAAATGAAAACATAGAAAATTTTGATGAATTTATTGAAATACATCCTTCGACTGATGTATTTTTCCAAATCATGAAATATATGTAA
- a CDS encoding FmdE family protein yields MIKKFEDVTDFHGHICPGSAIGYKAAKIAAEKLNIGLSKDEEILAIVENDSCAVDSIQVVLSCTFGKGNLIFKDYGKGVYTIIDRKTNKSIRLSMKKSFNPMKLNPKFTELKEKERNQNITNEEKNLLQKLTSEICDYIINMPDEDIFSIEEVEIDIPEKANIYETLACDECGEMTSRHRIKDYDKKNLCIPCYKNLKR; encoded by the coding sequence ATGATAAAAAAATTTGAAGATGTTACAGATTTTCATGGACATATATGTCCGGGGTCAGCTATTGGATATAAAGCTGCAAAAATAGCTGCTGAAAAGTTGAATATTGGTTTATCCAAAGATGAAGAAATATTAGCTATTGTCGAAAATGATAGTTGTGCTGTAGACTCAATTCAAGTAGTTTTAAGTTGTACCTTTGGTAAGGGAAATTTAATATTTAAAGATTATGGTAAAGGAGTTTACACTATAATTGATAGAAAAACAAATAAATCTATTAGATTATCAATGAAAAAATCATTTAATCCAATGAAACTAAATCCCAAATTTACAGAATTAAAAGAAAAGGAAAGAAATCAAAATATAACAAATGAAGAAAAGAATTTACTCCAAAAATTGACATCTGAAATATGTGATTATATAATAAATATGCCTGATGAAGATATATTTTCTATAGAGGAAGTTGAGATAGATATTCCTGAAAAAGCTAATATTTATGAAACATTAGCCTGTGATGAATGTGGAGAGATGACTAGTAGACATAGAATAAAAGATTATGATAAAAAAAATTTATGTATCCCTTGTTATAAAAATTTAAAAAGATAG
- a CDS encoding glycosyltransferase, whose amino-acid sequence MKALLVITGRGMGGDAVNALNIARSLEKKGIQCELALDKNAPGLLFKNNGYTWHKVSVPQAGGHAATKMATTKAGFRTIKAAFETRNLIKKLKVDVVVGIIGGGAVVGCIAAKLANIPAVGIIDTPTDTKVCTKLNTCIVLPEAQLFRSNNIPENVFKSFFPLTPGLTKGDKDKALDEIKKSIRKSIEGKNLKLEDLFDENKPSILFSSGSSLFEMMAKAVANASNLELSDLSERYNLLLVGIPLKEDYLDLINNKKVINLGYINWIRDLYELIDLAVLTDDGVMIQEAMACELPAIALTRVKYGRYHNMAGIFPGAVIEADVDNLNNKIEEALLDLDEIKSKSKKYSKEVLSSGEKIAEIVINEANK is encoded by the coding sequence ATGAAAGCTTTATTGGTTATAACTGGTAGAGGAATGGGAGGGGATGCAGTTAATGCATTAAATATCGCTCGTTCTTTAGAAAAAAAAGGTATTCAATGTGAACTTGCACTTGATAAAAATGCTCCAGGTTTACTTTTTAAAAATAATGGTTATACTTGGCATAAAGTTAGTGTTCCACAGGCTGGAGGTCATGCTGCTACAAAGATGGCTACAACTAAGGCGGGTTTTAGAACAATAAAAGCAGCTTTTGAAACAAGAAATTTAATAAAAAAACTTAAAGTCGATGTAGTGGTAGGTATTATTGGTGGAGGAGCTGTTGTGGGATGTATAGCAGCTAAATTAGCTAATATTCCTGCAGTTGGTATTATTGATACTCCAACTGATACGAAAGTTTGTACAAAATTAAATACTTGTATAGTTCTTCCTGAAGCCCAATTATTTAGGTCAAATAATATTCCTGAAAATGTATTTAAATCATTTTTTCCATTAACCCCTGGTTTAACAAAGGGAGATAAGGATAAAGCATTAGATGAAATAAAAAAATCTATAAGAAAATCTATTGAAGGAAAAAATCTGAAATTAGAAGATCTTTTTGATGAAAATAAGCCTAGTATACTATTTTCTTCTGGATCTTCTTTATTTGAAATGATGGCTAAAGCAGTAGCTAATGCAAGTAATTTAGAATTATCTGATTTATCTGAAAGATATAATTTATTATTAGTTGGAATTCCTTTAAAAGAAGATTATTTAGATTTAATCAACAATAAAAAGGTTATTAATTTAGGTTATATTAATTGGATAAGAGATCTTTATGAGTTAATTGATTTGGCTGTTTTAACAGATGATGGTGTCATGATTCAAGAAGCTATGGCTTGTGAACTTCCTGCAATAGCTTTAACAAGGGTTAAATATGGAAGATACCATAATATGGCAGGGATTTTCCCTGGAGCTGTAATTGAAGCTGATGTTGATAATTTAAATAATAAAATCGAAGAAGCCTTGCTTGATTTAGATGAAATTAAGTCTAAATCAAAAAAATATAGTAAGGAAGTACTTTCATCTGGTGAAAAAATAGCCGAAATAGTTATTAATGAAGCTAATAAATAA